A window of the Capricornis sumatraensis isolate serow.1 chromosome 9, serow.2, whole genome shotgun sequence genome harbors these coding sequences:
- the LOC138086305 gene encoding protocadherin alpha-12-like produces the protein MVFSWRGGFETRRLLLSLLLLAAWESGSGQVHYSVPEEAKHGTFVGRIAQDLGLELAELVPRLFRVASKGRGDLLEVNLQNGILFVNSRIDREELCGRSAECSIHLEVIVDRPLQVFHVEVEVKDINDNPPVFRGEQKVLISESAPLESRFPLEGASDADIGLNSLLTYRLSLNEYFTLKLITKTDKSILPELILRKSLDREEIPELNMLLTALDGGKPQLTESVQIQITILDVNDNAPEFDKPGYKVVLFENVPNGTRIIQLNASDLDEGPNREISYGIRMILPLSEKCMFLINPQTGEIRIYGKLDFEENNEYEIQVNAIDKGIPPMAGHCTVLVEVLDLNDNTPEVMITSLSLPVREDAQVGTVIALISVSDCDSGANGQVTCSLTPPHIPFKLVSTFKNYYSLVLDSVLDRESASNYEVVVTARDGGSPSLSATASVSVEVADVNDNAPAFEQPEYTVFVKENNPPGCHIFTVSARDADAQENALVSYSLVERRVGERALSSYVSVHAESGKVYALQPLDHEELELLQFQVSARDAGVPPLGSSVTLQVFVLDENDNAPALLPPGPGGGPSAVSQVVVQSVGAGHVVAKVRAVDADSGYNAWLSYELQPAAGGASSLFRVGLYTGEISTTRALDEADAPRQRLLVLVKDHGEPALTATATVLLSLEDSGQAPKASSRALSGAAGAETALVDVNVYLIIAICAVSSLFVLTLLLYTALRCSAPPSEGTCGPVKPRLVCSSAVGSWSFSQERRQRVCSGEGPPKTDLMAFSPCLPASGEDCLNPSSEVSP, from the coding sequence ATGGTGTTTTCTTGGCGAGGAGGCTTCGAAACTCGGCGCCTGCTACTCTCGCTTCTGCTCCTCGCAGCCTGGGAGTCGGGGAGCGGCCAGGTCCATTACTCGGTTCCCGAGGAGGCAAAACACGGCACCTTCGTGGGCCGCATCGCCCAGGACCTAGGACTGGAGCTGGCGGAGCTGGTGCCCCGCCTGTTCCGGGTGGCGTCCAAAGGCCGCGGGGATCTTCTGGAGGTAAATCTGCAGAATGGCATTTTGTTTGTGAATTCTCGGATCGACCGGGAAGAGCTGTGCGGGCGGAGCGCGGAGTGCAGCATCCACCTGGAGGTGATCGTGGACCGGCCGCTGCAGGTATTCCATGTGGAGGTGGAGGTGAAGGACATTAACGACAATCCTCCAGTATTCAGAGGAGAACAAAAGGTACTCATTTCTGAATCTGCGCCTTTGGAGTCTCGTTTTCCTCTAGAGGGCGCTTCTGATGCGGATATCGGCCTAAACTCCCTCCTGACCTATAGGTTAAGTTTAAATGAGTATTTTACTCTTAAACTAATAACGAAAACTGACAAAAGTATACTGCCTGAACTCATTCTTCGGAAGTCATTGGATAGAGAAGAAATACCAGAACTTAATATGTTGCTGACCGCTCTGGATGGCGGTAAACCCCAGCTGACAGAATCTGTTCAGATTCAAATAACCATCCTGGATGTTAATGACAATGCTCCTGAGTTTGATAAGCCTGGCTATAAAGTGGTGCTGTTTGAAAATGTCCCAAACGGCACCAGAATCATTCAACTAAACGCTTCTGATCTAGACGAAGGACCAAACAGAGAAATTTCCTATGGAATCAGAATGATTCTGCCACTGAGtgagaaatgtatgtttttaataaatcCACAAACAGGTGAAATTAGAATTTACGGGAAACTGGATTTTGAAGAGAATAATGAGTATGAAATCCAGGTTAACGCCATTGATAAAGGGATTCCGCCCATGGCTGGTCATTGCACGGTCCTGGTGGAAGTTCTAGACCTGAATGACAATACCCCTGAGGTAATGATCACTTCGTTGTCGCTCCCAGTGCGGGAGGACGCTCAGGTGGGCACTGTCATCGCCTTGATCAGCGTGTCCGACTGTGACTCCGGCGCCAATGGGCAGGTGACCTGCTCACTCACACCACCGCATATCCCCTTCAAGCTGGTGTCCACCTTCAAGAATTACTATTCGCTAGTGCTGGACAGCGTCCTGGACCGCGAGAGTGCGTCGAACTATGAGGTGGTGGTGACAGCGAGGGACGGGGGCTCACCTTCTCTGTCGGCCACTGCCAGCGTGTCCGTGGAGGTGGCCGACGTGAACGACAACGCGCCCGCGTTCGAGCAGCCAGAGTACACGGTGTTTGTGAAGGAGAACAACCCGCCCGGCTGCCACATCTTTACCGTGTCTGCGCGAGACGCGGACGCGCAGGAGAACGCGCTGGTGTCCTACTCGCTGGTGGAGCGGCGGGTGGGCGAGCGCGCGCTGTCGAGCTACGTGTCGGTGCACGCGGAGAGCGGCAAGGTGTACGCGCTGCAGCCGCTGGACCACGAGGAGCTGGAGCTGCTGCAGTTCCAGGTGAGCGCGCGCGACGCAGGCGTGCCGCCCCTGGGCAGCAGTGTGACGCTGCAGGTGTTTGTGTTGGATGAGAACGACAACGCGCCTGCGCTGCTGCCGCCCGGGCCAGGAGGAGGCCCCAGCGCGGTGAGCCAGGTGGTGGTGCAGTCGGTGGGCGCAGGCCACGTGGTGGCGAAGGTGCGCGCGGTGGACGCCGACTCGGGCTACAACGCGTGGCTGTCGTACGAGCTGCAGCCGGCGGCGGGTGGCGCGAGCAGCCTGTTCCGCGTGGGGCTGTACACCGGCGAGATCAGCACGACGCGCGCCCTGGACGAGGCGGACGCGCCGCGCCAGCGCCTGTTGGTGCTGGTGAAGGACCACGGCGAGCCGGCGCTGACGGCCACGGCCACCGTGCTGCTGTCGCTGGAGGACAGCGGCCAGGCGCCCAAGGCCTCTTCGCGGGCGTTGTCTGGTGCAGCTGGCGCAGAGACGGCGTTAGTGGATGTGAACGTGTACCTGATCATCGCCATCTGCGCAGTGTCCAGCCTGTTTGTGCTCACGCTGCTGCTGTACACGGCGCTGCGGTGCTCGGCGCCGCCCAGCGAAGGCACGTGCGGGCCGGTGAAGCCCAGGCTTGTGTGCTCCAGCGCGGTGGGGAGCTGGTCTTTCTCTCAAGAGAGGCGGCAGAGGGTGTGCTCTGGGGAGGGGCCGCCCAAGACCGACCTCATGGCCTTCAGCCCCTGTCTTCCAGCATCTGGAGAAGATTGTTTAAATCCTTCCAGTGAAGTAAGTCCTTGA